The following proteins are co-located in the Pseudomonas cavernae genome:
- a CDS encoding metal-dependent hydrolase, with the protein MASPTPKGLEIRPRQPDFGLTQPMPRHWHSGNAFKTHLFDAMSVLFPDGKRFFIDSVRLFRAQIDDPLLQQQIRGFIGQEGHHSREHAQYSERLRALGYDVDYLERGLQRRLGFIRKHLPARLQLAATCSVEHLTAIMADAVLRNPRWLAGADPAGADPAGADPAVARLWRWHALEESEHKAVAFDVYQAVCADPWLRRRAMLQSTFFFTVDTLKGLIHMLKRDGLLWNWRVWRDGLNWLWGKHGIYRELVGVYLDFYRGDFHPWQHDNLQLVEQYRREFDERPELA; encoded by the coding sequence ATGGCCAGTCCCACACCTAAAGGTTTGGAAATTCGCCCTCGCCAGCCGGATTTCGGCCTGACGCAGCCGATGCCGCGCCACTGGCACAGCGGCAATGCCTTCAAGACCCACCTGTTCGACGCCATGTCGGTGCTGTTTCCCGACGGCAAGCGCTTCTTCATCGACTCGGTGCGACTGTTCCGCGCACAGATCGACGATCCGCTGCTACAGCAGCAGATCCGCGGCTTCATCGGCCAGGAAGGCCATCACAGCCGCGAACACGCGCAGTACAGCGAGCGTCTGCGCGCGCTCGGCTACGACGTCGACTACCTGGAGCGCGGCCTGCAGCGCCGCCTCGGTTTCATCCGCAAGCACCTGCCGGCCAGGCTGCAGCTGGCCGCCACCTGTTCGGTGGAGCACCTGACGGCGATCATGGCCGACGCGGTGCTGCGCAACCCGCGCTGGCTGGCGGGGGCCGACCCGGCGGGGGCCGACCCGGCGGGGGCCGACCCGGCGGTGGCGCGCCTGTGGCGCTGGCATGCGCTGGAGGAAAGCGAACACAAGGCGGTGGCCTTCGATGTCTACCAGGCGGTCTGCGCCGACCCCTGGCTGCGCCGGCGGGCGATGCTGCAGAGCACCTTCTTCTTCACCGTCGACACCCTCAAGGGCCTGATCCACATGCTCAAGCGCGACGGCCTGCTGTGGAACTGGCGGGTCTGGCGCGACGGCCTGAACTGGCTGTGGGGCAAGCACGGCATCTACCGCGAGCTGGTCGGGGTCTACCTGGACTTTTACCGCGGCGACTTCCACCCCTGGCAGCACGACAACCTGCAGCTGGTCGAGCAGTACCGCCGCGAGTTCGATGAGCGGCCGGAGCTGGCCTGA
- a CDS encoding AraC family transcriptional regulator, whose product MKQPLNFSAELVPLAYVEALLQLAGEWGIARAELLAAARLKPEVLGNPNGRLSFIDFNLLVSAVMLRSDEPALGLVLGQRLNVSTHGILGYAVLSSANLGKAIQFALKYYRVLGLTFELEMVEDGDCVELRASESMPLGALNRFAAESLLTSLYTIARFLVGGELQGVQVGFAYPPPSYAPRYQAVFAAPVAFEQPYHRLSLPRAYLQRPMALANPATVQMCEQQCEALLASLDVQDALLTRVRRLLLARPGDFPDLDSAARALHTSGRSLRRHLADMGTSYQQVLDDVRKRLALEYLGTTHLPLFEIASLLGFSDPSNFRRAFKKWTGKLPSDYRAEA is encoded by the coding sequence ATGAAACAGCCGCTCAACTTCAGCGCCGAACTGGTACCCCTGGCCTATGTCGAGGCCCTGCTGCAACTGGCCGGGGAGTGGGGCATCGCCCGCGCCGAACTGCTCGCCGCCGCACGCCTGAAGCCCGAGGTGCTGGGCAACCCGAACGGGCGCCTGTCGTTCATCGACTTCAACCTGCTGGTCAGCGCGGTGATGCTGCGCAGCGACGAGCCGGCCCTGGGCCTGGTGCTCGGCCAGCGCCTGAACGTCTCGACCCACGGCATCCTCGGCTATGCGGTGCTGTCCAGCGCCAACCTCGGCAAGGCCATCCAGTTCGCCCTCAAATACTACCGGGTGCTTGGCCTGACCTTCGAGCTGGAGATGGTCGAGGACGGCGACTGTGTCGAGCTGCGCGCCAGCGAGTCGATGCCGCTGGGCGCGCTCAACCGCTTCGCCGCCGAGAGCCTGCTGACCAGCCTGTACACCATCGCGCGCTTCCTGGTCGGCGGCGAGCTGCAGGGTGTGCAGGTCGGTTTCGCCTATCCGCCACCGTCCTATGCGCCGCGCTACCAGGCGGTATTCGCCGCGCCGGTGGCCTTCGAGCAGCCCTACCACCGCCTGAGCCTGCCGCGCGCCTATCTGCAGCGGCCGATGGCGCTGGCCAACCCGGCCACGGTGCAGATGTGCGAGCAGCAGTGCGAGGCGCTGCTGGCCAGCCTGGATGTGCAGGACGCCCTGCTCACCCGCGTGCGCCGCCTGCTGCTGGCCCGCCCCGGCGACTTCCCCGACCTCGACAGCGCCGCCCGCGCGCTGCACACCAGCGGCCGCAGCCTGCGCCGGCATCTGGCGGACATGGGCACTAGCTACCAGCAGGTGCTCGACGACGTGCGCAAGCGCTTGGCGCTGGAGTACCTCGGCACCACCCACCTGCCGCTGTTCGAGATCGCCAGCCTGCTCGGCTTCAGCGACCCCTCGAACTTCCGCCGGGCGTTCAAGAAATGGACGGGCAAGTTGCCGAGCGACTATCGGGCCGAGGCCTGA
- a CDS encoding plasmid replication initiator TrfA: protein MPNHIARSSLFAPVARGAKQMHKATVLVSRKDAVLTYWGEQLDETQADVWMQLMYEAIKAPLGEPVPINRAKLLKAIGRKTGNYEYQWLHRTMKALTFAMLVVETTKQGKPKLDVGKAESLHMLDKFAYDPARECYTISIDPRWQLLYGNSEYALIDWEKRLRIRKGQDIAKALQRLVCTSDESVQRFRLSWLKERLQYFSPMCKFRMSLKAAMQELERVEIIAAARIEMSSKGEEQVVWVRL, encoded by the coding sequence ATGCCTAACCATATTGCACGCTCCAGTTTGTTTGCCCCTGTGGCGCGGGGAGCGAAGCAGATGCACAAGGCGACCGTGCTGGTCAGTCGAAAGGATGCAGTCCTAACTTACTGGGGCGAGCAGTTGGATGAGACTCAGGCTGATGTTTGGATGCAGTTGATGTACGAGGCCATAAAGGCTCCGCTGGGGGAGCCAGTGCCTATCAATCGTGCCAAGTTGCTGAAAGCAATCGGTAGGAAAACCGGAAATTACGAGTATCAATGGCTGCACCGAACGATGAAGGCTTTGACCTTTGCGATGCTTGTTGTCGAGACGACCAAGCAAGGCAAACCCAAGCTTGATGTCGGTAAAGCCGAGTCTCTGCACATGCTCGACAAGTTCGCTTATGACCCCGCGCGTGAGTGCTACACGATCTCTATCGACCCGAGGTGGCAGCTCCTTTATGGAAACAGCGAATATGCGTTGATCGACTGGGAGAAGCGATTGCGGATTCGCAAGGGGCAGGACATCGCCAAGGCTTTGCAGCGATTGGTGTGTACCTCTGATGAATCTGTGCAGCGCTTTCGATTGAGCTGGCTGAAGGAGCGTTTGCAGTATTTCAGCCCGATGTGCAAGTTCAGAATGTCACTCAAGGCTGCCATGCAAGAGCTGGAGCGCGTTGAGATCATTGCTGCTGCGCGCATCGAGATGAGTTCCAAGGGGGAAGAGCAGGTTGTGTGGGTGCGGCTGTAG